In Fibrobacter sp. UWP2, the sequence AAAAGGGCTTCATCAACGTCCGTACTATTGCTAGCCACGCCAACGCCTCCTTCATGGGCACGCTTTCCTCCCACGGGATTGCCCTTCCCAAGAAGAGCTTCCGCACCGCTTGCAAAATTGACGGCAAGGTCATCACCTTCAGCGTAGCCCAGCTCATCGCCGACCAGAAGGCTGCGAAGAAGGCCAAGTAAAAAAGGCTAAACCATGTTAGAAGTCTTCAAGGTTTTTTATACCACCCATTATAATTTTGCGGCAGTCACTATACTGCTCCTCATGTTGCTGATATACCTGCTGACGCAAAAGAATTACAGGTGGTGCATAGCTGTTTTTGCAGTGCTGTTGGTTTTCAACGTGCTACTGTACAACCGTACCGAAGGCAAATCCTGGACCATCCTCATTGAATCGCCGGAACCCTCCGACTCCCAATTTTCCAAGCCGCCCGCACAGGAAATGACCTTCTCTGCGCACAAGAATTGGAAGATTGTCGACGACAAGGGCGAAGAACACCACTGGTGCTGGGTCGAAGACTACTGGGAAGTGTTCGCCAATACTGACCTCGTCGCAAAAATCTGGGGTGAGAACTCCAGTAAAAAGATGATGCAGTCCTCCGAAAAGAGGCTGAACACTAACGGCGAATAAACCTACAACGAAACCAATTTCAATCCACCTTCTTCCATGGCGAGGAAGGTGGATTTTTTTATCCACTCGCCGGGCGAGGCGACCGTGCCGTGCTCGGTAGACCAAATACCGGCAATATGGTGATGCCCGTGGATGCAATAATCGCACTTTTCACGAACCAGAACGGAGTCACCCCAATCCAAGTATTCCTCGAGCTTGATTTGACAATTCTCGCCATACTTGCGGCTGTTGCGGCCCACAAAGCGGGCAATCTTCATGCCGGTATCAGGGTGAATTTGGCTAAAGAGCCAACGGTTTAATGGGAAGTCAAGGACCTTCCGCAAAAAACGGTAGCCGCGATCGGACTTGGGCACGCCATCGCCATGGCGGAAATACACCCGCTTGCCCTGGATCTCGAGCATCAACTCTTTGTGGACCGGCACGCCCAATTTTTTTGGAAAAAAATCCCCGTAGGCAAAGTCGTGATTTCCTTGCAGCAAGTGAACCGCGACACCGGACTTGACCAGTTCGGCAAGAACACGCATCAACTCCATGTGTTCCGACGCCACGTAAAAGCTGTACTCGTACCAGAACTCAAACAGGTCACCCACGATGACCACGTGGCTCGCCGCCCCTTTCCACGATTCCAAAAGACGAACGAGTTTTGCCTCCCTGTCGGGAACGCATCCCGGGGGGTCAATACCCAAATGGGCGTCGCAAATGAAGTACGCAGGCAAAGACATCGACCATAATATAACTTGTTCATCGCGTTTCCGTCATTGTTTTTTGTCCAAAGTATTTATCTTTATGGTATGTTTCGGCCCTCAATAAAAATACTACTGGTCGCCACAGTGGCAGCACTTGCGGCATGCTCAGTCAACCTGACCCAAAGCGACCTGGAAGGCGTCCCGCTCACAACGGAAAAGTACAGCTTTTTCGGGAGCATCCCGATGATCTTTGACGGGGACTCGGCGGAACTGAGCCAGGATCTGTTGCGCGCCTATACAGCGGCCGCCAGCGCCGAAGCGTTCCCCAGGGAACACTGCCGCGGGGTCGCGGCAGTCCAGGCGCAAGTGAAGCAGAACGCGCAGGCCAGCGCCTGGTCCCTCGGCGCGGTAGTCATCCCGTTCTGGCCCGCCATGCCCGTAAACGAGACCTGGACATACACACTCAACGCAAGAATCTTTTGCGACGGCACGCTTGTCAAGCACGTGGAATTCACCGAGGAAGAGTCCGTCAAGGCGTTTTGGTTCGGCAGACTCCGCAGCGACCTTTTGAACAACATCTCGAGCGAGATGCACCAAAAGCTCGTTCAGCGTCTCTCCTTTGAACTCGGCGAACGCAGGGCCGACCTCAACAGCGCAAGCGACTACTAACCCGCCCTACGCATTTGCCATTATTAATTGTTCATTGTTAATTTCTAATTGTTCTATATTTAACCCATGCCCCACACACTCTACATCGTAGCGACTCCCATCGGGAACATGGAGGACATCACCTACCGCGCCGTGCGCATCTTGAAAGAGGTCCCGCTCGTGCTGGCCGAGGACACCCGCCATTCCCGCATTTTGTTTGACGCCTACGGCATCACGACCCCCATGGAAGCCTACCACGACTTCAACAAAGAGAAGGTCACCCCCAAGTATGTGGAATTCTTGAAAAACGAAGGCGACATCGCCCTCGTGAGCGACGCGGGCACCCCCGGCGTCGCCGACCCCGCCTTCAACCTGGTACGCGAATGCGTCCGCGAAGGCATCCAAGTCCGCGCCATTCCGGGCGCATGCGCCATGATTACCGCGCTTGTATCGAGCGGAATGCCCACGGACCACTTCACCTTCCAGTACTTTTCGCCCAAAAAGAGCGCCCAACGTATCCACCTGCTCGAAAAACTCAAGGA encodes:
- a CDS encoding UDP-2,3-diacylglucosamine diphosphatase, which translates into the protein MSLPAYFICDAHLGIDPPGCVPDREAKLVRLLESWKGAASHVVIVGDLFEFWYEYSFYVASEHMELMRVLAELVKSGVAVHLLQGNHDFAYGDFFPKKLGVPVHKELMLEIQGKRVYFRHGDGVPKSDRGYRFLRKVLDFPLNRWLFSQIHPDTGMKIARFVGRNSRKYGENCQIKLEEYLDWGDSVLVREKCDYCIHGHHHIAGIWSTEHGTVASPGEWIKKSTFLAMEEGGLKLVSL
- the rsmI gene encoding 16S rRNA (cytidine(1402)-2'-O)-methyltransferase; translated protein: MPHTLYIVATPIGNMEDITYRAVRILKEVPLVLAEDTRHSRILFDAYGITTPMEAYHDFNKEKVTPKYVEFLKNEGDIALVSDAGTPGVADPAFNLVRECVREGIQVRAIPGACAMITALVSSGMPTDHFTFQYFSPKKSAQRIHLLEKLKDGADAETTQIFYASPHNVDKFVEEIKQVFGDIKIALMRELTKKFEEHLVGTPTDILAHFKAHPPKGEFVLIFNPQDKSGL